A window from Malania oleifera isolate guangnan ecotype guangnan chromosome 7, ASM2987363v1, whole genome shotgun sequence encodes these proteins:
- the LOC131160815 gene encoding protein RGF1 INDUCIBLE TRANSCRIPTION FACTOR 1, whose amino-acid sequence MVREKPAWLEGLIAETFFVVCGFHENHRKNEKNVFCLECCLSICPHCLPSHTSHPLLQVRRYVYHDVVRLDDLEKLIDCSCIQPYTINSAKVLFLKQRPQSRPSKCPSDICSTCERILQEPFQFCSLSCKVDHMVSGGEDLSGIIYYTFDKSHFSYTDEVEGSRSDGCSSFCSDAMGSSHGFFDAGGLKKKKGSSRILPGIPSLGSKRKGNPHRSPFF is encoded by the exons ATGGTGAGAGAGAAGCCTGCATGGCTTGAAGGATTAATTGCTGAGACATTCTTTGTTGTATGCGGGTTCCATGAGAATCACAGGAAGAACGAGAAGAACGTATTTTGCTTGGAGTGTTGTCTAAGCATTTGTCCTCACTGCCTTCCTTCTCATACCTCTCATCCTCTCCTCCAG GTGAGACGGTATGTTTACCATGATGTTGTTCGGTTGGATGATCTCGAGAAGCTCATTGACTGTTCATGCATCCAG CCCTACACCATAAATAGTGCCAAGGTCCTGTTCCTGAAACAAAGACCACAGTCTAGGCCTTCCAAATGCCCTTCAGACATTTGCAGCACATGTGAAAGGATCCTTCAGGAGCCATTCCAATTCTGCTCTCTCTCCTGCAAG GTTGATCACATGGTGTCTGGAGGGGAAGATCTTTCAGGCATTATATACTACACCTTCGACAAATCGCATTTTTCATACACCGATGAGGTCGAGGGATCACGATCTGACGGCTGCTCATCATTTTGCAGTGATGCCATGGGCAGTTCACATGGTTTCTTTGATGCTGGGGGGctgaaaaagaagaaagggagtAGTCGCATTCTTCCGGGGATTCCTTCTCTGGGCAGCAAGAGGAAAGGAAATCCCCATAGGTCCCCATTCTTCTAG